One window of the Vigna radiata var. radiata cultivar VC1973A chromosome 1, Vradiata_ver6, whole genome shotgun sequence genome contains the following:
- the LOC106775618 gene encoding uncharacterized protein At4g15970 isoform X2, whose product MVYDIWYMAKYDPKLERVLRSASMKDKTVIITTLNDAWAEPGSIFDLFLESFRLGNQTEKFLKHLVVITWDQKAHARCLALHNHCYYLETKGDNFTGEAFFMTADYLNMMWRRIEFLGSVLDMGYNFVFTDTDIMWLRDPFKRFYKDTDFQIACDYFNGNSYDLNNFPNGGFNYVKSNSRTVRFYKFWFNSRSSYPKLHDQDVLNKIKKNSFISNMKLSIRFLSTDYFGGFCNHAKDFNEVLTMHANCCVGLENKVSDLKILLEDWKKYVALPENEKKQFHPSWSISCSTSFQRAKERRKQKKNNKGRKL is encoded by the exons ATGGTATATGATATATGGTATATG GCGAAATATGATCCAAAGCTAGAGAGAGTTCTTAGAAGCGCATCTATGAAGGATAAGACAGTGATAATCACAACTTTGAATGATGCATGGGCAGAGCCAGGTTCCATATTTGACCTCTTTCTTGAGAGTTTTCGCCTTGGAAATCAGACAGAGAAGTTTCTTAAACACTTGGTGGTAATAACTTGGGACCAAAAGGCACATGCTCGTTGTCTTGCTTTGCACAACCATTGTTATTATCTTGAAACAAAAGGTGACAACTTCACCGGTGAAGCATTTTTCATGACAGCAGACTACCTAAACATGATGTGGAGAAGAATTGAATTCCTAGGTTCTGTCCTTGACATGGGGTACAACTTTGTGTTCACg GATACTGATATAATGTGGCTTAGAGATCCCTTCAAGCGATTTTACAAAGACACAGATTTCCAAATAGCTTGTGATTATTTCAATGGCAATTCCTATGACTTAAACAACTTTCCAAATGGAGGGTTTAATTATGTGAAATCGAATAGCAGAACTGTTAGGTTCTACAAGTTCTGGTTCAACTCTAGGAGTTCCTACCCCAAGTTGCATGACCAGGATGTCCTGaacaagataaaaaagaattccTTCATCTCCAACATGAAACTGAGCATTAGGTTCCTTAGCACTGATTATTTTGGCGGATTTTGTAATCATGCAAAGGACTTCAACGAGGTCTTAACAATGCATGCCAATTGCTGTGTTGGTTTAGAAAACAAAGTCAGTGATCTCAAAATTTTGCTTGAGGATTGGAAGAAGTATGTGGCATTGcctgaaaatgagaaaaaacaGTTTCATCCTTCTTGGAGCATTAGCTGCAG CACGTCGTTTCAACGTGCCAAAGAAAGAAGGAAGCAGAAGAAGAATAATAAAGGGAGGAAGTTGTGA
- the LOC106775618 gene encoding uncharacterized protein At4g15970 isoform X3 has product MAKYDPKLERVLRSASMKDKTVIITTLNDAWAEPGSIFDLFLESFRLGNQTEKFLKHLVVITWDQKAHARCLALHNHCYYLETKGDNFTGEAFFMTADYLNMMWRRIEFLGSVLDMGYNFVFTDTDIMWLRDPFKRFYKDTDFQIACDYFNGNSYDLNNFPNGGFNYVKSNSRTVRFYKFWFNSRSSYPKLHDQDVLNKIKKNSFISNMKLSIRFLSTDYFGGFCNHAKDFNEVLTMHANCCVGLENKVSDLKILLEDWKKYVALPENEKKQFHPSWSISCSTSFQRAKERRKQKKNNKGRKL; this is encoded by the exons ATG GCGAAATATGATCCAAAGCTAGAGAGAGTTCTTAGAAGCGCATCTATGAAGGATAAGACAGTGATAATCACAACTTTGAATGATGCATGGGCAGAGCCAGGTTCCATATTTGACCTCTTTCTTGAGAGTTTTCGCCTTGGAAATCAGACAGAGAAGTTTCTTAAACACTTGGTGGTAATAACTTGGGACCAAAAGGCACATGCTCGTTGTCTTGCTTTGCACAACCATTGTTATTATCTTGAAACAAAAGGTGACAACTTCACCGGTGAAGCATTTTTCATGACAGCAGACTACCTAAACATGATGTGGAGAAGAATTGAATTCCTAGGTTCTGTCCTTGACATGGGGTACAACTTTGTGTTCACg GATACTGATATAATGTGGCTTAGAGATCCCTTCAAGCGATTTTACAAAGACACAGATTTCCAAATAGCTTGTGATTATTTCAATGGCAATTCCTATGACTTAAACAACTTTCCAAATGGAGGGTTTAATTATGTGAAATCGAATAGCAGAACTGTTAGGTTCTACAAGTTCTGGTTCAACTCTAGGAGTTCCTACCCCAAGTTGCATGACCAGGATGTCCTGaacaagataaaaaagaattccTTCATCTCCAACATGAAACTGAGCATTAGGTTCCTTAGCACTGATTATTTTGGCGGATTTTGTAATCATGCAAAGGACTTCAACGAGGTCTTAACAATGCATGCCAATTGCTGTGTTGGTTTAGAAAACAAAGTCAGTGATCTCAAAATTTTGCTTGAGGATTGGAAGAAGTATGTGGCATTGcctgaaaatgagaaaaaacaGTTTCATCCTTCTTGGAGCATTAGCTGCAG CACGTCGTTTCAACGTGCCAAAGAAAGAAGGAAGCAGAAGAAGAATAATAAAGGGAGGAAGTTGTGA